In Pseudomonas sp. DNDY-54, a genomic segment contains:
- a CDS encoding DUF3426 domain-containing protein encodes MTSFVTECPHCQTAFRVSRTQLAAAHGVVRCGACMELFNAARYLQGEDDLSDAAPRPTAAVPPSPAAPAQARTAPSAIPTAKDSTLWIHDDLDLDSLDLDEELAKLERQELELSREFLELTPPPRNNHHPRLDDESTDDDEVWAEQLLRAESDTPVIPVPLQQPTPIVEPSPDATDLQFTPVTDERPAPPSPLASPRGPFTERLESTDRVEPVFDRLIEPNEPNDELPRASMLDDSLNGGTSLAADHREREAPLFELDDEPLQLDWEARRRPWGRWLGWGLLNVIALLALAGQYVAYNFDDLARQDEYRPWLERICPAVGCTLPARVDISQIKSSNLVVRSHPDFAGALVVDAIIYNRASFAQPFPLLEIRFADLNGQTLARRTFKPGEYLSGELAGQREMPSQIPIHIALDILDPGAQAVNYSLSFRSPE; translated from the coding sequence ATGACCAGCTTCGTCACCGAGTGCCCACATTGCCAAACCGCCTTTCGCGTCAGCCGCACCCAGCTTGCTGCCGCGCATGGCGTGGTGCGGTGCGGTGCGTGCATGGAGCTGTTCAATGCGGCACGTTACCTACAAGGGGAGGATGATCTCAGTGACGCTGCGCCGCGTCCAACCGCAGCCGTGCCCCCCTCCCCCGCTGCACCGGCGCAGGCCCGGACGGCGCCCTCGGCAATACCTACCGCTAAAGACAGCACCTTGTGGATCCACGACGATCTGGATCTGGATAGTCTCGACTTGGACGAAGAGCTGGCGAAACTTGAACGACAGGAGTTGGAGCTGTCACGCGAGTTTCTGGAGCTGACACCGCCCCCGCGCAACAACCATCACCCACGCCTGGACGACGAATCGACGGACGATGACGAGGTTTGGGCCGAGCAGTTGCTTCGCGCGGAATCGGATACGCCTGTAATACCCGTCCCGCTGCAACAACCCACACCCATCGTCGAGCCATCGCCTGACGCGACAGACCTACAGTTCACCCCTGTCACCGATGAACGCCCAGCCCCACCAAGCCCATTGGCGAGCCCGCGAGGCCCATTCACCGAGCGGCTCGAGTCAACGGATCGCGTAGAGCCCGTGTTCGACCGCCTCATCGAACCCAACGAACCCAACGACGAGCTGCCACGCGCCAGCATGCTGGATGACTCCCTCAATGGCGGAACCTCTTTAGCTGCGGATCACAGGGAGCGCGAGGCCCCCTTGTTCGAGCTTGACGATGAACCGTTGCAGCTCGACTGGGAAGCGCGTCGTCGACCCTGGGGTCGCTGGTTAGGCTGGGGCCTTCTGAATGTAATCGCACTGCTCGCCCTTGCAGGGCAGTATGTCGCGTACAACTTCGACGACCTGGCCCGGCAGGATGAATACCGCCCCTGGCTAGAGCGAATCTGCCCGGCTGTCGGTTGCACGCTGCCCGCCCGGGTCGATATCAGCCAGATCAAAAGCAGTAACCTGGTCGTGCGCAGCCATCCTGACTTCGCTGGAGCATTGGTGGTCGACGCGATCATCTACAACCGCGCCTCATTCGCCCAGCCATTCCCACTGCTGGAGATTCGCTTCGCCGACCTCAACGGACAGACCCTCGCGAGGCGCACGTTCAAGCCTGGCGAGTACCTGTCGGGTGAATTGGCTGGCCAGCGAGAGATGCCGTCACAGATTCCAATCCACATCGCACTCGACATCCTCGATCCAGGCGCCCAGGCCGTTAATTACAGCCTGAGCTTCCGCTCGCCGGAATAA
- the accB gene encoding acetyl-CoA carboxylase biotin carboxyl carrier protein, with amino-acid sequence MDIRKVKKLIELLEESGIDELEIHEGEESVRISRHSKQVAMQQPYYAQPPMPAPAPAAAAAPAADAAPAQPKLNGTVVRSPMVGTFYRASSPESASFVEVGQSVKKGDILCIVEAMKMMNHIEAETSGTIESILVENGQPVEYDQPLFTIV; translated from the coding sequence ATGGATATTCGCAAAGTCAAGAAACTGATCGAGCTGCTGGAAGAGTCCGGTATCGACGAGCTGGAAATTCACGAAGGTGAAGAATCCGTTCGCATCAGCCGCCACAGCAAACAAGTCGCGATGCAGCAGCCTTATTATGCGCAGCCGCCGATGCCAGCTCCTGCTCCAGCGGCTGCCGCCGCACCCGCCGCCGATGCAGCGCCTGCTCAACCGAAGCTTAATGGCACGGTTGTACGCTCGCCGATGGTCGGCACCTTCTACCGCGCCTCTTCCCCGGAATCGGCCAGTTTCGTTGAGGTTGGGCAGAGCGTTAAGAAGGGTGACATCCTCTGCATCGTCGAGGCCATGAAGATGATGAACCACATCGAGGCCGAAACCAGCGGCACCATCGAATCCATCCTGGTGGAGAATGGTCAGCCGGTCGAATACGACCAGCCGCTGTTCACCATCGTTTGA
- a CDS encoding TfoX/Sxy family protein translates to MHDELLTLRNLGKTSAQWLHASGIHTAEDLRRLGAVSAYQAVKSRGFSASRVLLYAIEGALRDINWKELPDALKRELNQHLDRCAPGDKS, encoded by the coding sequence ATGCACGACGAGCTGCTGACCCTGAGAAATCTCGGCAAGACATCCGCGCAGTGGCTGCACGCCTCCGGCATCCACACTGCCGAGGATCTACGCCGGCTCGGCGCAGTCAGTGCTTACCAGGCGGTCAAGTCACGAGGATTCAGCGCATCGAGGGTGTTGCTTTACGCTATCGAAGGTGCTTTACGAGACATCAATTGGAAGGAGCTGCCAGATGCGCTCAAGAGAGAGCTGAACCAGCACCTAGACCGATGCGCCCCCGGAGACAAGAGCTAG
- the accC gene encoding acetyl-CoA carboxylase biotin carboxylase subunit, with the protein MLEKVLIANRGEIALRILRACKELGIKTVAVHSTADRELMHLALADESVCIGPALATHSYLHIPAIIAAAEVTGATAIHPGYGFLAENADFAEQVENSGFAFVGPKAETIRLMGDKVSAKEAMIKAGVPVVPGSDGPLPEDETEALRIAREVGYPVIIKAAGGGGGRGMRVVHHEEDLIKSAKLTRTEAGAAFGNPMVYLEKFLGNPRHVEVQVLSDGQGNAIHLGDRDCSLQRRHQKVLEEAPAPFIDQKARDEVLKRCTDACVEIGYRGAGTFEFLYEDGHFYFIEMNTRVQVEHPVTEMVTGVDIVKEMLSIAAGNKLSIKQEDVVIRGHSLECRINAEDPSNFLPSPGKVKHFHAPGGNGVRVDSHLYSGYSVPPNYDSLIGKLITYGATREEAMVRMRNALDEIVVDGIKTNIPLHRDLVRDEGFCKGGVNIHYLEKKLGMDKH; encoded by the coding sequence ATGTTGGAAAAAGTACTAATCGCCAACCGCGGTGAAATCGCCCTGCGGATTTTGCGAGCCTGCAAGGAGCTGGGGATCAAGACTGTCGCGGTGCACTCCACCGCAGACCGTGAATTGATGCACCTGGCCCTGGCCGACGAATCCGTCTGCATCGGCCCGGCCCTTGCCACGCACTCTTACCTGCATATCCCGGCGATAATCGCCGCGGCGGAGGTGACCGGCGCAACGGCCATTCACCCCGGCTACGGTTTTCTCGCCGAGAACGCCGACTTCGCCGAACAAGTCGAGAATTCCGGCTTTGCCTTCGTCGGGCCGAAAGCCGAAACCATTCGCCTGATGGGCGACAAGGTTTCAGCCAAGGAGGCGATGATCAAAGCGGGCGTGCCCGTTGTGCCTGGCTCTGATGGCCCGCTGCCTGAAGACGAGACCGAGGCGCTGCGCATCGCCCGTGAAGTTGGTTATCCGGTGATCATCAAGGCGGCTGGTGGTGGCGGCGGTCGTGGCATGCGCGTGGTTCATCACGAAGAAGACTTGATCAAGTCGGCCAAACTGACCCGCACCGAGGCTGGCGCTGCTTTCGGCAACCCGATGGTCTACCTGGAGAAGTTCCTCGGCAACCCACGCCACGTGGAAGTCCAGGTACTCTCCGACGGCCAGGGCAACGCGATCCATCTGGGGGACCGGGACTGCTCGCTGCAACGCCGTCACCAGAAAGTACTGGAAGAGGCCCCTGCGCCTTTTATCGACCAAAAGGCTCGCGACGAAGTACTCAAGCGCTGCACCGATGCCTGTGTCGAGATCGGCTACCGTGGTGCCGGCACCTTCGAGTTCCTGTACGAAGACGGCCATTTCTACTTTATTGAAATGAACACGCGCGTTCAGGTCGAGCACCCAGTAACCGAAATGGTCACTGGCGTGGATATCGTCAAGGAAATGCTCAGCATCGCCGCCGGCAACAAGCTTTCGATCAAACAGGAAGATGTGGTCATTCGGGGTCATTCGCTGGAATGCCGGATCAACGCGGAAGATCCGTCGAACTTTTTGCCCAGCCCGGGCAAGGTCAAGCACTTCCATGCCCCGGGTGGTAATGGCGTACGGGTCGACTCCCACCTGTACAGCGGGTACTCGGTTCCGCCGAACTACGACTCGCTGATCGGGAAGCTGATCACTTACGGCGCCACTCGCGAAGAGGCCATGGTGCGCATGCGCAATGCGCTTGATGAAATCGTCGTAGACGGCATCAAAACCAATATCCCGCTGCACAGGGACCTGGTCCGTGACGAAGGCTTCTGCAAAGGTGGCGTGAACATCCATTACCTCGAAAAGAAACTGGGTATGGACAAGCACTGA
- a CDS encoding protein-disulfide reductase DsbD has protein sequence MRRLLSLLVLMFALPAAAGLFDSRPSATLGGLNNSADFLPVREAFRLSLIDTTPEQIKLRFVAADGYYLYRHRFAFKTTETGVVIGEAKLPAGEQKTDDYFGEVEVYYGVLDVELPIQNPNDRPITLQVTYQGCADKGLCYPPESESFEIGDAPAPFSAIPAASSSATGGDASLSWRSVALFFLAGLGLTFTPCVLPMLPILSGVVLRGQIGGMRSFLLSLAYVLPMAGGFAVLGALMGVFGAELNLQARLQSPWILVPFALFFVAFALAMFGLFELRLPQAMGYRLERIAGNAKGGSFAGAALLGTVSSLLVSPCVSAPLAGALLYISASGDALGGGLKLFALGLGMGTPLVLFAIGGGALLPKSGPWMVTVRNIFGVLLLAVAAWMLERVLPGPLALALWGLLAAGTALFLGALEFNNKTPKQKLAQLAGLALLVYALAAWVGALQGGSDPLRPLPRSTSANDGGIASETERWTTVSTPSDLDAQLETARAAKQPLMLDWYADWCISCKVIEREVFADPTIAPRLADYRLIRFDITDSNPEQRALLDRYKLFGPPAILFFDRSGKELAEVRVVGEIDASQFAERLNRAEASL, from the coding sequence ATGCGCCGTTTGCTGAGTCTGCTAGTTCTGATGTTCGCTCTTCCCGCTGCAGCGGGCCTGTTCGATAGCCGTCCCAGCGCCACCCTGGGCGGTCTGAACAACAGCGCGGATTTTCTTCCGGTACGCGAAGCCTTCCGCTTGAGCCTGATAGATACGACGCCTGAGCAGATCAAGCTGCGCTTCGTGGCAGCGGACGGTTATTACCTCTATCGCCATCGCTTCGCCTTCAAAACTACCGAGACCGGGGTCGTCATAGGGGAAGCGAAACTACCGGCAGGGGAGCAGAAAACTGACGACTATTTTGGTGAAGTCGAAGTTTATTACGGCGTACTCGACGTCGAGTTACCGATACAAAACCCCAACGACCGGCCAATCACACTGCAGGTCACTTACCAAGGCTGTGCTGACAAGGGCCTCTGCTATCCGCCGGAATCGGAGTCGTTCGAAATAGGCGACGCCCCAGCTCCCTTTTCTGCCATACCCGCCGCCTCCAGTAGCGCGACAGGGGGCGACGCCTCGCTGTCATGGCGCTCGGTGGCGCTATTTTTCCTCGCTGGGCTCGGGCTGACGTTTACTCCTTGCGTGCTGCCAATGCTGCCGATCCTGTCGGGCGTGGTATTGCGCGGGCAAATCGGTGGCATGCGCAGCTTTCTGCTGTCGCTCGCCTACGTCCTACCCATGGCGGGCGGGTTTGCAGTGCTGGGCGCGCTGATGGGTGTGTTCGGAGCCGAACTCAACCTTCAGGCGCGCCTGCAATCACCCTGGATCCTCGTACCCTTTGCTCTGTTCTTCGTCGCCTTCGCCCTGGCGATGTTCGGGTTGTTCGAATTACGCCTACCGCAGGCAATGGGCTACCGCCTTGAGCGCATTGCAGGCAACGCCAAGGGCGGCTCGTTTGCGGGTGCGGCATTGCTGGGCACAGTGTCCAGCCTGTTGGTTTCGCCATGCGTCTCCGCGCCTCTGGCGGGTGCCTTGCTTTACATCAGCGCCAGCGGCGACGCGCTGGGTGGGGGCCTGAAACTGTTCGCGCTGGGCCTCGGCATGGGCACCCCACTCGTCCTTTTCGCCATCGGCGGCGGCGCATTGCTACCGAAGAGCGGACCCTGGATGGTCACGGTGCGAAACATCTTTGGCGTACTGCTGCTGGCGGTGGCGGCATGGATGCTCGAACGTGTCTTGCCGGGTCCGTTAGCGCTCGCCTTGTGGGGCTTGCTTGCAGCTGGAACGGCATTGTTTCTCGGTGCGCTCGAGTTCAACAACAAAACACCCAAGCAGAAGCTAGCGCAGCTGGCTGGCCTGGCGCTGTTGGTCTATGCGTTGGCTGCCTGGGTCGGCGCGCTTCAGGGCGGTTCCGACCCGCTGCGTCCGCTGCCCCGCTCGACCTCAGCTAACGATGGGGGCATCGCCAGCGAGACCGAACGCTGGACAACTGTGTCGACGCCATCCGATCTGGATGCCCAACTCGAAACGGCTCGTGCAGCCAAGCAACCCCTGATGTTGGACTGGTACGCGGACTGGTGCATCAGCTGCAAAGTGATCGAACGCGAAGTGTTCGCTGACCCCACTATTGCACCACGCCTGGCTGACTACCGTCTGATTCGCTTTGATATTACCGATAGCAATCCGGAGCAGCGCGCGCTGCTCGATCGGTACAAGTTGTTTGGCCCCCCGGCCATTCTGTTCTTTGATCGCAGCGGCAAAGAACTGGCAGAGGTACGGGTCGTCGGCGAAATAGATGCCAGTCAGTTTGCTGAACGACTCAACCGCGCCGAAGCGTCCCTCTAG
- a CDS encoding Rieske (2Fe-2S) protein yields MNRLCAASDIEEGKSKGLDVEGQRLFAVRKDGAVHVYENRCPHRGIPLEWLPEQFLDSSGSLIQCSTHGALFLIESGECVAGPCAGQFLRVLPVVERDGIIWLQNE; encoded by the coding sequence ATGAATCGACTGTGCGCGGCAAGCGACATTGAAGAAGGCAAGAGCAAGGGCCTGGACGTGGAAGGGCAGCGCTTGTTCGCCGTCCGCAAGGACGGTGCGGTGCACGTTTATGAAAATCGCTGTCCGCACCGCGGGATTCCCCTGGAATGGCTGCCGGAACAGTTTCTCGACAGTAGTGGAAGCCTGATCCAGTGCTCGACTCACGGGGCGCTGTTTCTGATCGAGAGCGGTGAATGCGTGGCTGGCCCCTGCGCTGGTCAATTCCTACGAGTGCTGCCAGTTGTCGAGCGCGACGGCATTATCTGGTTGCAAAACGAGTAA
- a CDS encoding ChaN family lipoprotein: MRLLLPIALVLLGACQTIPPLPDWQSPEGLSHPDLGKVVELSSGKEISARQLLAGLADADRVLVGERHDNPDHHALQRWLLQALAQRREQGSLLLEMLNPDQQERVADVQASVKRGQWPADLPAALGWQKGWDWPLYAPVVEYALEQPYPLISANLDRAEIMDIYRHNPGLSGAAAAEPVQKILLRQIRDSHCNMLPEAQLPAMVAVQQQRDRRMAERLGAAPGPALLLAGAFHVRRDVGVPLHMKESNFSRTRVLVLAEVGDVVDVEQADFVWYTPAQPQQDHCAAFRK; encoded by the coding sequence ATGCGATTGTTGCTCCCCATTGCCCTGGTCCTGCTTGGCGCGTGTCAAACAATACCGCCGTTGCCGGACTGGCAGAGCCCGGAGGGTCTGAGTCACCCAGATCTAGGAAAGGTTGTCGAACTGAGTAGCGGAAAGGAGATTTCGGCGCGACAGCTGCTAGCCGGGCTGGCTGATGCTGATCGGGTGTTGGTCGGTGAGCGCCATGACAATCCCGACCATCACGCCTTGCAGCGTTGGCTCTTACAGGCCTTGGCGCAGCGGCGCGAACAGGGCAGCTTGCTTTTGGAAATGCTTAATCCGGATCAGCAAGAGCGGGTGGCGGACGTGCAGGCCTCGGTCAAGCGCGGGCAATGGCCAGCCGATCTGCCTGCTGCCCTGGGGTGGCAGAAAGGCTGGGATTGGCCGCTGTACGCGCCAGTGGTCGAGTATGCGCTGGAGCAGCCCTATCCGCTGATATCGGCGAACCTTGACCGTGCCGAGATCATGGATATCTATCGACATAATCCGGGGCTTTCCGGTGCGGCCGCCGCGGAGCCTGTGCAGAAGATTTTGCTGAGACAGATTCGGGACTCTCATTGCAACATGTTGCCCGAGGCGCAGTTGCCGGCCATGGTAGCTGTGCAACAACAACGTGACCGTCGAATGGCTGAGCGGTTGGGCGCAGCGCCTGGCCCTGCGTTGTTGTTGGCCGGTGCCTTTCATGTACGGCGCGACGTCGGCGTGCCGTTACACATGAAGGAGAGTAATTTTAGTCGCACGCGGGTGCTGGTGCTCGCGGAAGTGGGGGACGTCGTAGACGTGGAGCAGGCCGATTTCGTCTGGTATACGCCTGCCCAGCCGCAGCAGGATCATTGTGCCGCATTCCGCAAATGA
- a CDS encoding Crp/Fnr family transcriptional regulator, producing the protein MYLLGEQPAYADQLINRLQGIPAQLLDGLTPSAPPIEIKSSGDLAAELPEQHLFIIESGLLHALVDERPLFYMQEGDLLGLRQGNDLPVCRYRSEESIRLVPYPRSAVFQHIHADQHRQELFTQYLIGQTVLLSDALARLKQPEIHPTTGFQHFAAGEELIRQGDDADNVFIIIDGHAEAIVDGQKVGDVQRDEIFGAMAVFTQEKRSASVVATSACTVMLIPKDQFLSLMHSNPKIAHSLIESMARRIDLLNKEVTQLRLPLSA; encoded by the coding sequence ATGTATTTACTCGGGGAACAACCGGCCTACGCCGATCAATTGATCAACCGCCTGCAGGGGATCCCCGCGCAACTTCTGGACGGCCTGACGCCTTCCGCACCGCCTATTGAAATCAAAAGCTCCGGTGACCTTGCCGCGGAGCTACCTGAGCAGCATCTCTTCATCATCGAGAGCGGATTGCTGCATGCGTTGGTGGACGAGCGGCCACTTTTCTACATGCAAGAGGGCGACCTGTTAGGACTTCGGCAGGGTAATGATTTGCCGGTCTGTCGCTATCGCAGCGAGGAATCAATCCGTCTGGTCCCCTACCCCCGCAGCGCGGTGTTCCAGCATATCCATGCGGATCAGCATAGACAGGAACTCTTTACCCAATACCTTATCGGCCAAACAGTGCTGCTCTCTGATGCGTTAGCACGGCTAAAGCAACCCGAAATTCACCCGACGACAGGCTTCCAGCATTTCGCCGCCGGGGAAGAACTGATTCGGCAGGGCGACGACGCGGACAACGTATTCATCATTATCGATGGCCACGCCGAAGCAATCGTCGACGGCCAGAAAGTTGGTGATGTTCAGCGCGATGAGATATTCGGTGCGATGGCCGTGTTCACACAGGAAAAACGCAGCGCCAGTGTCGTCGCCACGTCTGCCTGCACCGTCATGCTGATTCCAAAGGACCAGTTTCTCAGCCTGATGCACAGCAATCCAAAAATCGCTCATAGCCTCATCGAGAGCATGGCAAGACGCATCGATTTGTTGAATAAGGAAGTGACCCAGCTGCGGTTGCCGCTGAGCGCGTAG
- a CDS encoding FecCD family ABC transporter permease has product MIAFWLSLALGPVSLSLSETLQAMLHLLGVPLSAEADGVSELILSQIRLPRALLGLSVGAVLALSGVAMQGLFRNPLADPGLIGVSSGAALGAAIVIVGGELIGDIPSSLEPYLLSLSAFAGGLGVTALVYRLGRREGRTHVATMLLAGIAMTALGGAVIGLFTYVADDSTLRTLTFWNLGSLNGASYTRLWPILVVTVAVIFWLPRRARALNALLLGESEARHLGFDVERLKRELVFCSALGVGAAVAAAGMIGFIGLIVPHLMRLMIGPDHRLLLPASALAGGSLLLFADLLARLMLGPAELPIGIVTALLGAPFFLYLLRKGAQNA; this is encoded by the coding sequence CTGATTGCCTTTTGGCTGTCACTCGCCCTTGGGCCGGTCAGCCTGTCGCTCAGCGAAACGCTGCAGGCCATGCTCCACCTGCTCGGCGTTCCCCTCTCAGCAGAGGCTGATGGCGTGTCCGAGCTCATCCTGAGCCAGATCCGTTTGCCTCGCGCATTGCTTGGGTTGAGTGTGGGTGCTGTGCTGGCATTGTCCGGCGTCGCCATGCAGGGGTTGTTTCGCAACCCGCTGGCCGATCCGGGGCTGATCGGCGTCTCAAGCGGCGCCGCGCTGGGCGCCGCCATAGTCATTGTCGGCGGTGAGCTGATAGGAGATATCCCTTCATCGCTGGAGCCGTACCTTCTGTCGTTGAGCGCATTTGCAGGGGGCCTCGGCGTGACCGCGCTGGTGTATCGCCTCGGGCGCCGGGAAGGGCGCACGCATGTTGCCACGATGCTGCTGGCCGGCATTGCAATGACCGCGCTGGGTGGCGCAGTGATTGGACTTTTTACGTACGTGGCTGATGACAGCACATTGCGCACCCTGACCTTCTGGAACCTGGGCAGTCTTAATGGTGCGAGCTACACGCGACTTTGGCCGATCCTCGTCGTTACGGTCGCGGTGATCTTCTGGTTGCCACGCCGCGCTCGCGCGCTGAATGCGTTGCTGCTGGGCGAATCCGAAGCGCGTCATCTGGGTTTCGATGTCGAGCGGCTCAAGCGTGAGCTGGTGTTCTGTTCAGCGTTGGGGGTCGGGGCGGCAGTAGCTGCCGCCGGCATGATCGGATTCATCGGACTGATTGTTCCCCACCTGATGCGCCTGATGATCGGCCCGGACCATCGCTTGCTATTGCCAGCCTCCGCGCTGGCGGGAGGCAGCCTGTTGTTGTTCGCCGATCTGCTGGCACGGCTAATGCTGGGTCCCGCGGAGCTGCCGATCGGCATCGTTACCGCTCTGCTGGGCGCACCGTTTTTTCTCTATCTCTTACGCAAGGGTGCACAAAATGCTTAG
- a CDS encoding class I SAM-dependent methyltransferase, producing the protein MGDSVRLFSIRSDEYAQFRPKYPESLFDWLTEQCRNTQCALDIAAGNGQATRPLSTRFSRVVACDASSDQLTGHSNWRAVQRFAAQAEQLPLRDGVADLMVVAQALHWFSTPRFFTEAKQVLASDGFFCAWCYGLLRIEPELDAVIAQLHGKTLSGYWPQGRASVDGGYRDIQAPFDTIESPSFAIETQWNLHQLLGYVRTWSAVKHWQEVHSTDPVAFWEPELMRLWGEQERLRNIRWPLHFIAGYPGR; encoded by the coding sequence ATGGGTGACAGCGTCCGGCTTTTCTCGATTCGCTCCGATGAGTACGCACAGTTCCGCCCCAAGTACCCGGAGAGCCTGTTCGACTGGCTCACCGAGCAGTGCCGAAACACTCAATGTGCGCTCGACATCGCAGCCGGCAATGGTCAGGCAACACGACCGCTATCGACGCGCTTCAGCCGCGTGGTTGCCTGCGACGCCAGTTCAGACCAGCTGACCGGCCACTCGAATTGGCGGGCCGTTCAGCGTTTCGCCGCTCAAGCGGAGCAGCTACCACTACGCGACGGCGTGGCCGACCTGATGGTAGTTGCACAAGCACTTCATTGGTTCTCCACCCCGCGGTTCTTTACCGAAGCGAAGCAAGTCCTCGCTTCGGACGGCTTTTTTTGCGCCTGGTGTTATGGCCTGCTGCGGATCGAGCCCGAGCTGGACGCCGTTATCGCCCAGTTGCACGGCAAAACGTTAAGCGGTTACTGGCCGCAGGGCCGCGCCAGCGTCGACGGAGGTTATCGCGACATACAGGCCCCGTTCGACACCATCGAATCTCCGAGCTTCGCCATCGAAACCCAATGGAACCTTCACCAGCTGCTCGGCTACGTCCGCACGTGGTCTGCCGTGAAACACTGGCAGGAAGTCCACAGCACGGACCCGGTAGCCTTTTGGGAGCCCGAGCTTATGCGGCTCTGGGGTGAGCAAGAACGACTGCGAAACATTCGCTGGCCGCTTCATTTCATCGCCGGTTATCCGGGCCGATAG
- the aroQ gene encoding type II 3-dehydroquinate dehydratase, whose translation MATFLVLHGPNLNLLGTREPGVYGAVSLAQINQKLEQRARDAGHHLLHLQSNAEYELIERIHAARSEGVDFILINPAAFTHTSVALRDALLAVSIPFIEVHLSNVHKREPFRHHSYFSDVAVGVICGLGASGYRLALEAALEQLAAS comes from the coding sequence ATGGCGACGTTTCTGGTCCTGCACGGCCCGAATCTGAATTTGCTCGGCACCCGCGAACCGGGTGTCTATGGCGCAGTCTCGCTGGCACAGATCAATCAAAAACTGGAGCAGCGCGCTCGTGATGCCGGCCATCATCTGTTGCACCTTCAATCCAACGCGGAATACGAATTGATCGAGCGGATCCATGCCGCGCGCAGCGAAGGCGTGGATTTCATTCTCATCAATCCCGCCGCTTTCACGCACACCAGCGTCGCGTTACGTGACGCGCTGCTGGCTGTGAGCATCCCATTCATCGAAGTGCACCTGTCGAATGTGCACAAGCGTGAACCTTTCCGCCATCACTCCTACTTTTCGGATGTCGCGGTAGGGGTGATCTGCGGCCTTGGCGCCAGCGGTTATCGCCTGGCATTGGAGGCCGCCCTGGAACAACTCGCTGCTTCCTGA
- the prmA gene encoding 50S ribosomal protein L11 methyltransferase, with protein sequence MSWLQLRLAISPEQAQSLEDALLGVGAVSVTFMDAEDQPIFEPDLGTTPLWTNTHLLALFEGDVDETNLLAHLQLLVRGDLPAYQLERIEDQDWERSWMDNFHPMRFGRRLWIVPSWHAAPEPDAVNLLLDPGLAFGTGTHPTTALCLEWLDAQPLSGLQVLDFGCGSGILAIAALLLGAKQAVGTDIDVQALEASRDNAGRNGIDPACLPLYLPEALPADQFDVVVANILAGPLVALAPQIIERVKLGGRLALSGILAEQADDVRAAYSQQFDLDPTAEKDGWVRITGIRKR encoded by the coding sequence ATGTCCTGGTTACAACTTCGTCTCGCCATATCTCCTGAACAGGCGCAGTCCCTTGAAGATGCGTTGTTAGGCGTGGGGGCGGTTTCGGTCACGTTCATGGATGCCGAGGACCAGCCGATATTCGAGCCCGATTTGGGAACGACACCCTTGTGGACGAACACCCATCTGCTGGCGCTGTTCGAAGGCGACGTCGACGAAACCAACCTGCTTGCTCACCTACAGCTTTTGGTCCGCGGCGATTTGCCCGCCTATCAGCTGGAGCGCATCGAAGATCAGGACTGGGAGCGCAGTTGGATGGACAATTTCCATCCGATGCGTTTTGGCCGTCGACTGTGGATTGTCCCCAGTTGGCATGCCGCACCCGAGCCGGACGCGGTCAATCTGTTGCTCGACCCCGGGTTGGCATTCGGCACCGGCACCCACCCCACCACCGCGTTGTGCCTGGAATGGCTGGATGCGCAGCCGCTGAGCGGTCTGCAGGTACTGGATTTTGGATGCGGCTCTGGCATTCTCGCTATCGCCGCGTTGCTCTTAGGAGCCAAACAAGCCGTAGGCACCGATATCGACGTCCAAGCCTTGGAAGCCTCTCGCGACAATGCTGGGCGCAACGGCATCGATCCGGCGTGCTTGCCGCTGTATCTACCAGAAGCGTTGCCGGCGGACCAGTTCGATGTGGTAGTGGCCAACATTCTCGCCGGCCCGCTGGTGGCACTGGCGCCGCAGATCATTGAGCGGGTCAAACTGGGCGGTCGCCTGGCCCTGTCCGGAATTCTGGCCGAGCAGGCCGACGACGTGCGGGCAGCCTACTCGCAGCAGTTCGACCTCGACCCCACCGCGGAGAAGGACGGATGGGTACGAATCACCGGTATCCGCAAGCGTTGA